The Leptospira sp. WS39.C2 genome contains a region encoding:
- a CDS encoding DoxX family membrane protein, whose product MKKFFVYSLALFYIVAGTNHFFSPEFYLEMMPDYLPFHELLNVTSGLSEITLGLLVLYERMRKLACFGIILLLLAIYPANINMLLEALDGKDFGVPIWALYVRLPFQFLFIYCAWAVRDIKWSESA is encoded by the coding sequence ATGAAAAAGTTTTTCGTGTATTCCCTTGCCTTGTTTTATATCGTCGCTGGTACGAATCATTTTTTTTCCCCTGAATTTTATTTAGAAATGATGCCTGATTATTTGCCCTTCCATGAACTACTCAACGTCACTAGTGGACTTTCCGAGATCACACTCGGCCTATTAGTTTTGTATGAAAGGATGCGAAAATTGGCATGTTTTGGAATTATCTTACTTTTGCTCGCGATTTACCCTGCCAATATCAATATGTTATTAGAAGCATTGGATGGAAAGGATTTTGGAGTTCCGATCTGGGCATTATATGTTAGATTACCATTTCAATTTTTGTTTATCTATTGTGCATGGGCAGTCCGTGACATCAAATGGTCTGAATCAGCATAA
- the eboC gene encoding UbiA-like protein EboC (EboC, a homolog the polyprenyltransferase UbiA, belongs to system of proteins involved in the trafficking of precursor metabolites to an extracytoplasmic compartment so that the biosynthesis of certain natural products, such as scytonemin, can be completed.) → MNIKSFIVLLRPANLVTAIADSLAGMAIVSFVWDKEAVFLVFASVCLYGGGVVLNDFFDRVLDAKERPERPIPSGKVTPNQALILGVTLLAIGVIFSYFYSEVSLVISLIIVFFILFYDIIAKHHFVLGPLVMGFCRGMNLVLGMSVLKQIPLLQLPISILPIIYIAAITIISQNEVFGGGKWKFVFSGFLYFFVLLTQAIYSIHNQFFIFTLPFLCLHSFLLFPPLWKAIQNPIPPLVGNAVKIGVITLILLNASFAASFGMIPVALVILILLPISLIIAKYFAVT, encoded by the coding sequence ATGAATATAAAAAGTTTTATTGTTTTACTCCGACCTGCAAATCTTGTTACGGCAATTGCAGATAGTCTTGCGGGAATGGCGATTGTTTCTTTTGTTTGGGATAAAGAAGCAGTATTCTTGGTATTCGCAAGTGTATGTTTGTACGGCGGCGGTGTTGTTCTAAATGATTTTTTTGATCGAGTTCTTGATGCAAAAGAAAGACCAGAAAGACCAATTCCTTCTGGAAAAGTAACACCAAATCAAGCCTTAATCCTCGGAGTAACATTACTTGCGATAGGTGTTATTTTCTCTTACTTTTACTCTGAGGTAAGTTTAGTAATCTCTCTCATCATCGTTTTTTTTATACTCTTCTATGATATAATTGCAAAACACCATTTTGTTTTAGGTCCATTGGTTATGGGATTTTGTCGTGGTATGAATTTGGTTTTGGGCATGAGCGTTTTGAAACAAATCCCACTGTTACAATTACCCATTTCTATTTTACCCATCATTTATATTGCTGCAATTACCATCATTAGCCAAAACGAAGTTTTTGGTGGTGGGAAATGGAAGTTTGTGTTTTCTGGATTTTTATATTTTTTTGTATTATTAACACAGGCAATCTATTCCATACATAATCAATTTTTTATTTTTACCTTACCGTTTCTTTGCCTTCATTCTTTTTTACTTTTCCCTCCACTTTGGAAGGCCATTCAAAATCCAATTCCCCCGTTGGTTGGGAATGCTGTGAAAATAGGTGTCATTACTCTTATCTTATTGAACGCAAGTTTTGCGGCAAGTTTCGGTATGATCCCAGTTGCATTAGTCATTCTGATTCTATTACCGATATCATTAATCATAGCAAAATATTTCGCGGTCACATAG
- a CDS encoding Fur family transcriptional regulator, with product MDLSYQKTKELLESHGIRPTSQRLEMAHLLLEKHQHLFAEEVFHLVNTHFPHASRATIFNNLKLFAEKGLLGTLELKSGVTHFDSNTDVHHHALDENSGEIVDIELNASLEETVLAELKESYFQKTGKELQNPKLVITLRGK from the coding sequence ATGGATCTAAGTTACCAAAAAACAAAGGAACTTTTGGAATCTCACGGGATTCGGCCGACTTCCCAACGATTGGAAATGGCCCACCTGCTTCTAGAGAAACACCAACATCTTTTTGCTGAGGAAGTTTTCCATTTGGTAAACACCCATTTTCCACATGCATCGCGGGCTACTATTTTTAATAACTTGAAACTCTTTGCAGAGAAAGGTCTTTTAGGAACTTTGGAATTAAAATCTGGGGTCACTCATTTTGATTCAAATACGGACGTCCACCACCATGCACTTGACGAAAATTCAGGGGAGATTGTAGACATTGAGCTCAATGCTTCCTTAGAAGAAACTGTACTTGCCGAACTTAAGGAAAGTTATTTCCAAAAAACAGGAAAAGAACTCCAAAATCCAAAATTAGTCATCACACTTAGAGGGAAATAA
- the eboE gene encoding metabolite traffic protein EboE: MKTKYGLLTYCSNIHSGESWFDHFQELKTYLPKIKEQISPNLPFAIGLRLSNEASIVLSEKENLMEWKNWLQQESIFVISINGFPFGGFHSEVVKEDVYHPDWSTNERYEYTKRLFTLLDEMLPKGEEGGVSTPPLSYFYFDTNDLDRKSRILKCTEKIIHTLVDLIHFRIKTGRLLHLDIEPEPDGLLGTHSDFTKWFETELVPSALSILKKEFGYDQTLAVESIKEHIRLCLDVCHLAVTFEVNEYLFSELKRTGIKVGRIQISSALKVKFSDHTQATLLSLKPFDEKKYLHQVVSVKQNGEKKSYRDLGEAISNGAENGEEWRIHFHVPIFLETYGNFLSTQEELSFVLDFHKQNPFTNVLEVETYTWNVLPESLQISLESSIQRELNWVKKKLE; this comes from the coding sequence GTGAAAACAAAATATGGTTTGCTTACATATTGTTCCAATATTCATTCTGGTGAATCATGGTTTGATCATTTTCAAGAATTAAAAACCTACCTACCAAAAATTAAAGAACAAATTTCGCCTAATCTTCCCTTTGCGATTGGACTACGTTTATCAAATGAAGCGTCCATAGTTTTGTCAGAAAAAGAAAATTTAATGGAATGGAAAAACTGGTTACAACAAGAATCTATTTTTGTCATCTCCATCAACGGATTTCCATTCGGTGGTTTTCACTCCGAAGTTGTTAAAGAAGATGTTTATCATCCGGATTGGTCTACAAATGAAAGATATGAATACACAAAAAGACTTTTTACTTTATTAGATGAGATGTTGCCAAAAGGGGAAGAGGGAGGAGTATCTACACCCCCTCTTTCTTATTTTTACTTTGATACAAACGACTTGGATAGAAAAAGTAGAATACTTAAATGTACAGAAAAGATCATCCATACCTTAGTCGATTTAATACATTTTAGAATCAAAACTGGGCGTTTATTACATTTGGATATTGAACCTGAACCGGATGGTTTATTGGGAACTCATTCTGATTTTACCAAGTGGTTTGAAACTGAACTTGTTCCGAGCGCTTTGTCTATCCTTAAAAAAGAATTTGGGTATGATCAAACACTCGCGGTAGAATCTATAAAAGAACATATTCGATTGTGTTTGGATGTTTGCCACCTAGCAGTCACATTCGAAGTGAATGAATACTTGTTTTCTGAATTAAAGAGAACTGGTATAAAAGTGGGTCGGATCCAAATCAGTTCCGCATTGAAAGTGAAATTTTCTGATCATACGCAGGCAACTTTACTTTCATTAAAACCTTTTGATGAAAAAAAATACCTACACCAAGTTGTTTCAGTCAAACAAAACGGTGAAAAAAAATCCTATAGAGATTTAGGAGAGGCAATATCCAATGGTGCTGAAAATGGGGAAGAGTGGAGGATACACTTCCATGTACCAATATTTTTAGAAACATACGGGAATTTTTTGTCCACTCAGGAAGAATTATCATTTGTCTTGGATTTTCATAAACAAAATCCGTTTACCAATGTATTAGAAGTGGAAACATACACTTGGAATGTTCTACCGGAATCACTACAAATCTCACTAGAATCTTCCATCCAAAGAGAACTCAATTGGGTAAAAAAAAAATTAGAATAA
- a CDS encoding alkaline phosphatase family protein, with product MNHKKTKFNKTVVINIVGLSKNVISDDTPFLKEYLKKRNVTLVEPMLPGVTTSVQSTYLTGKWPKDHGIVGNGWYDRTDAEVKFWKQSNHLVLGEKIWEKAKNIDPNFTCSKMFWWYNMYSSADFSVTPRPQYHADGVKAPDCYSHPPSLRDELQKEFGPFPLFNFWGPNANIRSTKWIKDATIFVDQKYDPTLTLVYLPHLDYGLQKYGSDPSKIKKELNELDFVLKELIEYYQNRKTKVILLSEYGIVGVHTPIHINQILRRNNFLNVRKERWYEHLDPGISKAFSVSDHQISHIYCKDQKTVEEVRRIAKQIEGVDLVLDKNQQKKYHLNHERSGDLVLVAKAGFWFTYYYWLDEKNAPDYARLVDIHRKPGYDPTELYLNPSLKFVKLRILWKLLKKKLGFRYLMDVIPLDAGLVKGSHGGLPVSDQFYPIFSAEIPLPKKNISAIKVYDFIWKQMTSEI from the coding sequence ATGAATCATAAAAAAACAAAGTTTAATAAAACAGTCGTAATCAACATTGTTGGTCTTTCGAAAAATGTAATTTCAGATGATACCCCGTTTTTAAAAGAATACTTAAAAAAAAGGAACGTGACTCTCGTTGAACCAATGTTACCCGGAGTTACAACAAGTGTACAAAGTACTTACCTAACAGGAAAATGGCCGAAGGATCATGGAATCGTTGGCAATGGTTGGTATGATCGAACAGATGCAGAAGTTAAATTTTGGAAACAATCCAATCATTTGGTTTTGGGAGAAAAAATTTGGGAAAAAGCTAAAAACATCGACCCTAATTTTACATGTTCGAAAATGTTTTGGTGGTACAATATGTACTCGTCAGCGGATTTTTCTGTAACTCCTCGTCCACAATACCACGCTGATGGTGTTAAGGCACCTGATTGTTATTCTCATCCACCATCACTTAGAGACGAACTTCAAAAAGAATTTGGTCCATTTCCACTTTTTAATTTTTGGGGACCAAATGCCAACATTCGATCAACAAAATGGATCAAAGACGCGACAATCTTTGTTGATCAAAAATATGATCCAACACTGACTCTTGTTTATTTACCTCATTTAGATTACGGATTACAAAAGTATGGTTCTGACCCATCTAAGATAAAAAAAGAATTAAACGAATTGGATTTTGTTTTGAAAGAACTTATTGAATACTATCAAAACAGAAAAACAAAAGTGATCCTTCTTTCCGAGTATGGAATCGTTGGGGTACATACACCTATCCACATCAATCAAATTTTAAGAAGGAACAACTTCCTAAACGTAAGAAAAGAAAGATGGTATGAACATCTGGATCCAGGTATTTCCAAAGCATTTTCTGTTTCAGACCACCAAATTTCCCATATTTATTGTAAAGACCAAAAGACAGTGGAAGAGGTTAGGAGGATAGCCAAACAAATAGAAGGTGTAGATTTGGTTTTAGACAAAAATCAGCAAAAAAAATACCATCTAAACCACGAAAGATCTGGTGATTTGGTTTTAGTGGCAAAGGCTGGGTTTTGGTTTACCTATTATTATTGGTTAGATGAAAAGAATGCCCCAGATTACGCCCGCTTGGTGGATATTCATAGAAAACCAGGATACGATCCAACCGAGTTATATCTGAATCCATCACTAAAATTTGTAAAATTAAGAATCCTTTGGAAACTTTTAAAGAAAAAACTTGGGTTTCGCTATTTGATGGATGTGATCCCGTTGGATGCTGGGTTAGTTAAGGGTTCCCATGGTGGGTTACCAGTAAGTGATCAGTTTTACCCCATTTTTTCAGCAGAAATCCCACTCCCGAAAAAAAATATTTCTGCTATAAAAGTGTACGATTTCATTTGGAAGCAGATGACTTCCGAGATTTAA
- a CDS encoding PP2C family protein-serine/threonine phosphatase, producing MKFLFICVFLSVALSAEMVPLDSGWTFQLEGDSTRKNIKVGVPLVEQGYKVPLRGKYHLTIPISELPESSLSIYLDRIHSADKTFWNGKFIGSTGGMTPEYYAYWHKVRYYEIPNSYVLLGENHLEIEVECRETQFRCGLFRSIPIFGTQNDIKDKMIYEDVNQILMAALFFGIFLQQAIGYALNRSSRSGLYLAGTAIFFVCWRLPALNKIHFLGLNPEILVRLLFFCQFIFPVFIMLFVHTLFERRITKIAFLTFLFDSILACIQLLELNPDLRFYFVYVWYVLLGIKVPILVQLLASNYKKSSEAIVVSIGALLATFFGIADVLTDVVTGKNAYLTQYGILTFLFSGVLAIALQSSRTKRDLRNLNESLEMIVTLRTQELQKQYKLLHDDLIMAASLQSKLIPPMEFQYQRLNVASMFMPMEKIGGDYFDFYVHEDGSLTFLLCDVLGHGIAAALIASMLKVNFLEIAPKIKDPSSFLHELNLKMLPVVEKNYITAVASHFDLNHQVLTYSVMGHPSPFHQNLKDNTLDTLSGRGPIMGWKKEIQLETFTLPLRSGDRFFFYTDGITESHNKEKEMFGESRLRSQLTEGIDLSPKELNEKIKKEIKKFTFRLSDDVTYFTIDFL from the coding sequence ATGAAGTTCCTCTTCATTTGTGTTTTCCTATCTGTTGCCCTTTCCGCAGAAATGGTTCCGTTAGATTCTGGATGGACATTCCAATTAGAAGGAGACTCCACACGTAAAAATATCAAAGTGGGAGTCCCTTTGGTAGAACAAGGATACAAAGTACCTCTGCGTGGGAAATACCACCTTACCATACCTATTTCAGAATTACCTGAATCTTCCTTATCCATTTATCTAGATCGAATTCATTCTGCAGACAAAACTTTTTGGAATGGAAAATTCATAGGTTCTACAGGTGGTATGACACCAGAATATTATGCTTACTGGCATAAGGTTCGGTATTATGAAATTCCCAATTCATACGTTTTGTTAGGTGAAAATCATTTGGAAATCGAAGTGGAGTGTCGTGAAACACAGTTTCGATGTGGGCTTTTTCGCTCCATCCCTATCTTTGGTACTCAGAATGATATAAAAGACAAAATGATTTATGAAGACGTAAATCAAATTCTGATGGCAGCATTATTTTTTGGTATTTTTTTGCAACAAGCTATCGGTTATGCATTAAATCGTTCCAGTAGATCAGGTTTGTATTTAGCGGGGACTGCGATTTTTTTTGTTTGTTGGCGTTTACCCGCCTTAAACAAAATTCATTTTTTAGGATTAAACCCTGAAATACTTGTCAGGTTGTTATTTTTTTGTCAGTTTATTTTTCCTGTTTTTATAATGTTATTTGTTCATACTTTATTTGAACGTAGGATAACAAAAATTGCGTTTCTTACATTTTTATTTGATTCAATCCTTGCTTGTATCCAATTATTGGAACTAAATCCTGATCTACGATTTTATTTTGTTTATGTATGGTATGTTTTACTTGGGATCAAAGTTCCAATCTTAGTCCAATTACTTGCTTCCAATTATAAAAAATCTTCAGAAGCAATTGTTGTATCCATTGGTGCCTTACTTGCTACTTTTTTTGGTATCGCAGATGTGTTAACGGATGTCGTAACAGGAAAAAATGCTTATTTAACACAATATGGTATTTTAACCTTTTTATTTTCAGGTGTCCTTGCCATTGCTCTACAAAGTTCGAGGACAAAACGAGACTTACGTAATTTAAATGAATCCTTAGAGATGATTGTCACACTTCGGACACAAGAACTCCAAAAACAATACAAACTTTTACATGATGATTTAATAATGGCTGCAAGCCTCCAATCAAAATTGATCCCACCAATGGAGTTTCAATACCAAAGACTAAATGTTGCCTCTATGTTTATGCCAATGGAGAAAATCGGAGGTGATTATTTTGACTTTTATGTCCATGAAGATGGATCACTAACTTTTTTGTTATGTGATGTCCTTGGTCATGGGATCGCAGCCGCCCTCATCGCCAGTATGTTGAAAGTGAATTTTTTAGAAATCGCTCCTAAAATAAAAGATCCATCCTCTTTTTTACATGAATTGAATTTAAAAATGTTACCTGTCGTTGAAAAAAACTACATTACAGCTGTTGCTAGCCATTTTGATTTAAATCACCAAGTTTTAACTTATTCAGTAATGGGTCACCCGAGTCCTTTTCACCAAAATTTAAAGGATAATACCTTAGATACTTTGAGTGGTAGGGGACCAATTATGGGATGGAAAAAAGAAATACAATTGGAGACATTTACTCTCCCATTACGTTCGGGAGATCGTTTCTTTTTTTATACGGATGGAATCACAGAAAGCCATAATAAAGAAAAGGAAATGTTCGGAGAATCCCGATTACGTTCCCAACTGACAGAGGGAATTGATTTAAGCCCTAAGGAATTAAACGAAAAAATCAAAAAGGAAATCAAAAAATTTACTTTTCGATTGTCAGATGATGTTACATACTTTACGATCGATTTCCTATGA
- a CDS encoding ketopantoate reductase family protein, with amino-acid sequence MNHSFPTIAICGIGSVTVTILHALTQNQVPFKILCKDKTRYQYLKEFPIQFKGPNGIITKLDLSEHLTLVQENNETYDYIFLGCKNQNLNDYISMTESNLNPNGKWILIQNGLPESYFPNLHNKLIGGVVGWNTQVLEDGMYFQSNFGSLILGGFDQSKLDPIWKKILEPWIQVVLTEQITGYRWHKLAINSIINGLAASKQNSLGQLFLNENGRMEAISILTEIKNLMFHLNVKEQVVPGSFPIQKLGDGKNALPKWIRHLILIGLGLKYFKIRTSMVQDLDKKRKTEINYINGEVVKLGKLNGIPVPKNEKIVTIVSSLENKFLT; translated from the coding sequence ATGAATCATTCCTTCCCAACAATAGCCATTTGTGGAATTGGCTCAGTAACAGTCACGATACTCCATGCCCTCACCCAAAACCAAGTTCCATTCAAAATCCTTTGCAAAGACAAAACAAGATACCAATACTTAAAAGAATTTCCCATTCAATTCAAAGGGCCAAATGGAATCATAACAAAATTGGATTTAAGTGAACACTTAACTTTAGTCCAAGAAAATAATGAAACCTATGATTATATTTTCCTCGGGTGTAAAAATCAAAACCTGAATGATTATATATCCATGACAGAATCAAATTTAAATCCAAATGGGAAATGGATTTTAATTCAAAATGGATTACCTGAATCCTATTTTCCAAACCTACATAACAAACTCATCGGAGGTGTTGTGGGATGGAATACACAAGTTCTAGAAGATGGAATGTACTTTCAGTCAAATTTTGGAAGTTTGATTTTAGGAGGATTTGACCAATCAAAACTCGATCCAATTTGGAAAAAAATCTTAGAACCTTGGATCCAAGTTGTTTTAACCGAACAAATAACTGGTTATAGGTGGCACAAACTAGCAATAAATTCCATCATCAATGGACTTGCTGCTTCAAAACAAAACAGTTTAGGTCAATTATTCTTAAATGAAAATGGTAGAATGGAAGCAATTTCTATCTTAACAGAAATTAAAAATTTAATGTTCCATTTAAATGTAAAAGAACAAGTGGTTCCAGGTTCTTTTCCCATACAAAAGTTAGGTGATGGAAAGAATGCCTTACCCAAGTGGATACGTCATTTGATTTTGATTGGTTTGGGATTAAAGTATTTTAAAATTAGAACGTCAATGGTTCAAGACTTAGACAAAAAAAGGAAAACAGAAATCAATTACATCAATGGCGAAGTAGTGAAACTTGGAAAATTGAATGGAATCCCAGTCCCAAAGAATGAAAAAATCGTAACAATCGTATCAAGTTTGGAAAATAAATTTCTAACTTAA
- a CDS encoding winged helix-turn-helix transcriptional regulator: MTKELKRKPKDTPKKLGQWTFLSNHSHVLICLSKDPEMRLKDVAVLVGITERAVQTIVKDLVDASILQKSKDGRRNQYIIQSEQKLRHPLEANHSISELLKLGK, encoded by the coding sequence ATGACGAAAGAACTAAAACGAAAACCAAAAGATACACCTAAAAAATTAGGGCAATGGACGTTTTTATCAAATCATTCCCATGTCCTAATTTGTTTGAGTAAAGACCCAGAAATGCGCCTAAAAGACGTTGCGGTTCTTGTTGGAATTACTGAAAGAGCTGTACAAACCATTGTGAAAGATTTGGTAGATGCTTCCATCCTGCAAAAAAGTAAAGATGGAAGGCGAAACCAATACATCATCCAGTCGGAACAAAAACTAAGGCACCCTTTGGAAGCCAATCATTCGATCTCGGAACTTTTAAAATTAGGAAAATGA
- a CDS encoding Crp/Fnr family transcriptional regulator — MSAEDIKIVTYSKGAAIVVQNSVNTGNFFIVKSGRVSVDSEHIVVDHELAYYEAGDSFGLVSALTEHRFLVTLFADTDVELVQIPIRLLGSYLKERKELAMKILGLYSRELRTLQKHLSKANKPADREYHPERLVQNARTYLSWQKPSLAAYSLQAFLKWSKENHSNDSVQEATELFRSVASSYKPFPWDIMQSTLEAGEVLFVESEKSNEIYVVLEGNVKLFGIVRGFEYVIDVLGPGEIFGEMSLIDNAPRMASAITETKSKILRVTPENLFESVGPSLLQKIFESIARRIWFSHQRLVILRLKTPVTRLYAYLYNSIRDQDIRLGRNLDVSLATPHTIYIQMEELCNMCGIIKLKQESIDEFKADTNLVIESNRITIKSRKRLEEKLGHFKSKEGQIVA, encoded by the coding sequence GTGTCCGCAGAAGATATCAAAATTGTAACATACTCCAAAGGGGCAGCGATAGTTGTCCAAAATTCAGTCAATACTGGGAATTTTTTCATCGTTAAATCGGGGCGGGTTTCGGTCGATTCCGAGCACATCGTTGTAGACCATGAGTTAGCCTATTATGAAGCAGGAGATAGTTTTGGGTTGGTTTCAGCTCTTACAGAGCACCGTTTCCTTGTCACGTTATTTGCAGATACAGATGTGGAACTTGTTCAGATCCCGATTCGACTCCTAGGTTCTTATCTCAAAGAAAGAAAAGAACTCGCCATGAAGATTTTAGGTCTTTATTCACGAGAACTGCGAACCCTGCAAAAACACCTTTCCAAAGCAAACAAACCAGCTGACCGAGAATACCATCCAGAACGATTGGTTCAAAATGCACGGACATACCTTTCTTGGCAAAAACCAAGTTTGGCTGCTTATTCGTTACAGGCTTTTTTAAAATGGTCAAAAGAAAACCATTCCAATGATTCTGTCCAAGAAGCGACGGAACTCTTTCGTTCTGTTGCCTCTTCCTACAAACCTTTTCCTTGGGACATCATGCAATCTACTTTGGAAGCAGGAGAAGTTCTATTCGTAGAAAGTGAAAAGAGTAATGAAATCTATGTTGTGTTAGAGGGGAATGTAAAACTTTTTGGGATCGTAAGAGGTTTTGAGTATGTAATCGATGTACTTGGGCCTGGAGAAATATTTGGGGAAATGTCACTGATTGACAATGCACCACGAATGGCATCTGCCATTACGGAAACCAAAAGTAAAATCCTAAGAGTTACACCAGAAAATTTATTTGAGTCGGTGGGTCCATCTTTACTCCAAAAGATATTTGAGAGTATTGCACGTAGGATTTGGTTTTCTCACCAAAGACTTGTCATCCTACGTTTGAAAACACCAGTGACTCGTTTGTATGCCTATCTATACAATTCTATACGAGACCAAGACATTCGTTTGGGAAGAAATTTAGACGTAAGCCTTGCTACTCCCCATACCATTTATATCCAAATGGAAGAACTTTGTAATATGTGTGGGATCATTAAATTAAAACAGGAAAGTATCGATGAGTTTAAAGCAGATACAAACCTTGTGATCGAATCCAATCGAATTACGATCAAAAGTCGAAAACGTTTGGAGGAGAAATTAGGACACTTCAAATCCAAAGAGGGCCAAATAGTTGCGTAA
- a CDS encoding 3-dehydroquinate synthase: MKEQSHQIIRSEFQVFYQYEVFFTKNLFSLENKTLCEFFESQPLDGSKKKILVFIDESIVSHQIQLLESIRRYFDLNIKSVQLINDLIVIPGGESSKNQNEHWESVVSSINQFGIDRHSYIMVIGGGAILDMVGYAAAVSHRGIRLIRIPTTVLSQNDSGVGVKNSINYLGKKNFLGTFAPPVAVFNDSSFLTSLDDRDWRSGMAEAVKVSLIKDPIFFEWLETNSPALVKRDLEAMEYLVFTCAKLHIEHIKSGDPFEFGSSRPLDFGHWFAHKLEFLSGFTIRHGEAVAVGLALDTLYSFLCGDLNEGECSRILNLLKSLGFQFDHSILRENGKDHLQIALEEFREHLGGKLTLLMLSGIGRPKEIHSMDANLLESAFLHLVRI, translated from the coding sequence ATGAAAGAGCAGTCTCATCAAATCATTCGCTCAGAGTTTCAGGTTTTTTACCAATATGAGGTATTTTTTACAAAGAACTTGTTTTCTCTAGAAAATAAAACTCTTTGCGAGTTTTTTGAATCCCAACCTTTAGATGGTTCAAAGAAAAAAATACTCGTTTTTATTGATGAGAGTATTGTTTCTCATCAAATCCAATTATTAGAATCAATTCGTAGATATTTTGATTTGAACATAAAATCGGTTCAATTAATCAATGATTTGATTGTCATTCCTGGTGGTGAGTCTTCTAAGAACCAAAACGAACACTGGGAGTCAGTTGTATCTTCTATCAATCAATTTGGGATTGATAGGCATTCATATATCATGGTAATTGGCGGTGGGGCAATTTTGGATATGGTTGGTTATGCGGCAGCTGTATCTCACCGTGGCATACGTTTGATAAGAATACCGACAACTGTCCTTTCCCAAAATGATTCAGGAGTAGGTGTTAAAAATAGTATCAATTATTTGGGAAAAAAAAACTTCCTTGGTACGTTTGCACCACCAGTTGCTGTTTTTAATGACTCATCGTTTCTTACTTCTCTTGATGATAGGGATTGGCGTTCTGGAATGGCTGAAGCTGTAAAAGTTTCTCTTATCAAAGATCCAATTTTTTTTGAATGGTTAGAAACCAATTCGCCTGCTTTAGTGAAACGTGATTTAGAAGCAATGGAGTATTTGGTTTTCACATGTGCTAAACTTCATATTGAACATATCAAAAGTGGTGATCCGTTTGAGTTTGGTTCTTCAAGGCCACTAGATTTTGGGCATTGGTTTGCTCATAAATTAGAGTTTTTATCTGGGTTTACAATTCGACATGGTGAGGCTGTGGCTGTGGGTCTTGCCTTGGATACACTCTATTCTTTTTTATGTGGTGATTTAAATGAAGGAGAATGTTCTAGAATTCTGAATTTACTCAAATCACTTGGGTTTCAATTTGACCATTCTATTTTACGTGAAAATGGTAAAGACCATTTACAAATTGCATTAGAGGAATTCAGAGAACACTTGGGGGGAAAACTAACCTTACTCATGCTAAGTGGAATCGGTCGACCCAAAGAAATTCATTCAATGGATGCCAATTTATTGGAATCTGCTTTTTTACATTTGGTTCGAATCTAG